Proteins from a single region of Venenivibrio stagnispumantis:
- the rplT gene encoding 50S ribosomal protein L20, whose product MRVKGPSSKKHKKKILKMAKGYYGQKRRSYRKAKEQVIHSLQYAYRDRRDRKRQMRALWITRINAAARLNGLSYSKFMNGLKKAGIELDRKILADLAVNDADAFAKLAETAKNALAA is encoded by the coding sequence ATGAGAGTAAAAGGACCATCATCTAAGAAACATAAGAAAAAGATTTTAAAAATGGCTAAGGGCTATTATGGCCAAAAGAGAAGAAGTTATAGAAAAGCAAAAGAACAGGTAATCCATTCTCTCCAATATGCTTATAGGGACAGAAGAGACAGAAAAAGACAGATGAGAGCATTATGGATAACAAGAATAAATGCAGCAGCAAGATTAAACGGACTTTCTTATAGTAAATTTATGAATGGATTAAAGAAAGCCGGTATTGAGCTTGATAGAAAGATTTTAGCTGATTTGGCTGTTAATGATGCAGATGCTTTTGCAAAATTAGCAGAAACTGCAAAAAATGCATTAGCGGCATAA
- the rpmI gene encoding 50S ribosomal protein L35 produces the protein MAKVKMKTNRTAAKRFKITGSGKIKYTKGGVSHYNTKKSSKRKRQGRRPQYVPENLEHKVKALLPNDV, from the coding sequence ATGGCAAAGGTTAAAATGAAAACAAATAGGACTGCAGCAAAAAGATTTAAAATCACCGGTAGTGGTAAAATAAAATACACAAAAGGCGGTGTATCTCACTATAACACAAAGAAATCTTCCAAAAGAAAAAGACAGGGAAGAAGACCACAATATGTTCCTGAGAATTTAGAGCATAAAGTAAAAGCTTTATTGCCAAATGATGTTTAA
- a CDS encoding IS1 family transposase, translated as MLKEYHTDGYRIYKSWLNRKQHKISKFRKSNRNKGLHSKLRDRLKRLQRKTKGYSKNINALRYALAIVFSLTNIPTGFSYL; from the coding sequence TTGTTAAAAGAATATCATACAGACGGATACCGTATATATAAATCTTGGTTAAATAGGAAACAACATAAAATAAGTAAATTCAGGAAAAGCAACAGGAATAAAGGGTTGCATTCAAAATTAAGAGATAGATTAAAAAGACTACAAAGGAAAACAAAAGGATATAGTAAAAACATTAATGCATTGAGATATGCATTAGCTATTGTTTTTAGCCTTACTAATATTCCAACTGGTTTTAGCTACCTTTAG